In Hyalangium gracile, the genomic window ACAAGAAGACGCTGAATGGCGCCAAGGTGCTGTGCCTGGGCGCGGCCTACAAGAAGGACATCGACGACATGCGTGAGAGCCCGAGCCTCCGGGTCATCTCGCTGCTCAAGGAGAAGGGCGCCGAGGTCAGCTACCACGATCCGTACGTGCCGAAGCTGGAGAAGGGCCACGGCTTCCACTACGAGATGACGTCGGTGCCGCTGTCTCCGGAGATGCTGGGCGAGTACGACGCGGTGGTCATCCTCACGGACCACTCGTCCATCGACTACGCGACGGTGGTGCAGAAGTCCCAGTGTGTCATCGACACGCGCAACGCCACGAAGCTGGTGGGCCCGGGGCGTGAGAAGGTGACGAAGGCCTAGCCACACGGCTCGATTGCCTTGCAGGCGAGGGTCCTCGCCGCTCCAGTCCGGGGCGGTGAGGACCTTCGATGCATTGCGGGATGGCTCGGGTACAGTGGGGCGCGTGAGACTTCCCTGCCTGCCTGCCCTCCCTCTACTGGCCGCCTCCGCCTTCCTCTTCGCCGCCACGCCTCCGGCCGACCCGCGCGAGACGTTGATGGAGGCGATGGTGGCCGAGCTGACCCGCAACCAGCAGCAGCTCCAGCTCAAGGGCCACGAGTCGCCGTACTTCGTGAGCTACCAGCTCAAGGACTACGATCAGTACGCCATCTCCGCGCGGTATGGCGCGCTCTTCCAGGATGCCACCGGCCACGAGCGCCGGCTGTCGGCGGACGTGCGGGTGGGCACCTACGACTTCGACAGCTCGGTCCCCGAGGCGATGGACTTCCTGGTCTCCACGAAGGGGACCAGCTTCTTCGCGCGGCCGGATGGCCCCATCGATGACTCGCCGGTGGCGCTGCGCACGGCGCTGTGGCTGCTGACGGACGAGAAGTACAAGTCGGCGCTCGCCCAGTTCCTCAAGAAGAAGGGCGAGGATGTGTACACGGTGGAGGACCCGAAGCGTCCGCCGTCCTTCTCCCGGGAGAAGCCGAACACCTACGTGCAGCCGCCCGTCGCGTTCCCGTTCGATCGGGAGAAGTGGCGGAAGGTGGCTCGGACGCTGTCCGCCCGCTTCAACGCCCACCCGGAGCTCTTCGACTCGGACGTGCGGATCACCGCGGACAAGGTGATGCGCATCTTCGTGTCCTCCGAGGGCAGCCGCATCATCACCGAGGAGACGCTCTACGGGCTGCACATCACCGCGGTGACGCGCGCGGATGATGGCCAGCTGCTGGACGACTCGCGGGACTTCTACTCGCCCACGGAGGCGGGCCTGCCGGACGAGGCGAAGCTGGCCGAGGCCGCGGACAAGGTGATCTCGGAGCTGCTGACGCTGCGCAAGGCGCCCGCGATCGATCCGTACACGGGGCCGGCCATCCTGGCGCCGGAGGCCTCCGGGGTGCTCTTCCACGAGGCCGTGGGGCACCGGCTCGAGGGCCACCGGCAGGATGATG contains:
- a CDS encoding UDP binding domain-containing protein, with protein sequence KKTLNGAKVLCLGAAYKKDIDDMRESPSLRVISLLKEKGAEVSYHDPYVPKLEKGHGFHYEMTSVPLSPEMLGEYDAVVILTDHSSIDYATVVQKSQCVIDTRNATKLVGPGREKVTKA
- a CDS encoding TldD/PmbA family protein, coding for MRLPCLPALPLLAASAFLFAATPPADPRETLMEAMVAELTRNQQQLQLKGHESPYFVSYQLKDYDQYAISARYGALFQDATGHERRLSADVRVGTYDFDSSVPEAMDFLVSTKGTSFFARPDGPIDDSPVALRTALWLLTDEKYKSALAQFLKKKGEDVYTVEDPKRPPSFSREKPNTYVQPPVAFPFDREKWRKVARTLSARFNAHPELFDSDVRITADKVMRIFVSSEGSRIITEETLYGLHITAVTRADDGQLLDDSRDFYSPTEAGLPDEAKLAEAADKVISELLTLRKAPAIDPYTGPAILAPEASGVLFHEAVGHRLEGHRQDDDREGKTFRGQEGKQVLPTFLSIHDDPSTRVLNGEMLNGYYQFDEEGVKGQRVVLVEKGVLRSYLLSRQPVEGFLQSNGHGRSQGTQRPVARMANLVVSSTKQVSDTELKRQLIAEAKRQGKPYGLIIRDITGGNTNTASYGYQAFKGVPRMVYRVDVRDGKETLVRGVEIVGTPLSAINRVMATGQKQGIFNGFCGAESGMVPVSTVAPAVLLQEIELQRTMEGKDRPPLLTSPAAASAPAAKN